The proteins below are encoded in one region of Aeromonas veronii:
- a CDS encoding DUF2062 domain-containing protein, translated as MLKQWLARLKLDPETLRQQKWFALFGERLLAPALWQGGRRALCGAIASGIFASWVPMPMHSLVAVALALVFSFNLPLALLAVWFNNPLTLPFMYLWAYHTGCLMLGHPPEPFHLNWSLHWLEHEAATLVPPFLLGSLLLALITAATGALLTLLLLQLARLGKGQPRRP; from the coding sequence ATGCTGAAGCAGTGGTTAGCCCGCCTGAAGCTGGATCCCGAAACCCTGCGCCAACAGAAATGGTTTGCCCTGTTCGGCGAGCGGCTGCTCGCTCCGGCACTGTGGCAGGGTGGGCGCCGCGCCCTCTGCGGCGCCATCGCCTCCGGCATCTTCGCAAGCTGGGTGCCCATGCCCATGCACTCCCTGGTCGCGGTGGCCCTAGCCCTCGTCTTCAGTTTCAACCTGCCGCTGGCCCTGCTGGCAGTCTGGTTCAACAACCCCCTGACCCTGCCCTTCATGTACCTGTGGGCCTATCACACCGGTTGCCTGATGCTGGGGCACCCCCCCGAACCCTTCCACCTCAACTGGTCACTGCACTGGCTGGAACACGAGGCGGCCACCCTGGTGCCCCCCTTCCTGCTCGGCAGCTTGCTGCTCGCCCTGATCACGGCCGCCACCGGGGCCCTGCTCACCTTGTTGCTGCTGCAACTGGCTCGCCTCGGCAAGGGTCAACCCCGGCGCCCCTGA
- the lpxK gene encoding tetraacyldisaccharide 4'-kinase produces the protein MLERLWYEKSGWRWALAPFALLFALISGVRRSAYRRDWLKAYRASLPVIVVGNISVGGNGKTPVVVWLVEQLQARGFKPGVVSRGYGGKAPHYPYRLDENSTTAEAGDEPVLIARRCGCPVVVAPKRADAVQRLEPEVDIIITDDGLQHYALARDLELVVVDGMRRFGNGCLLPMGPLREPMTRLQRVDAIICNGGTPARGEYPMQLVADTPRRVRDDMPATEPLPREIDALAGIGHPPRFFATLTSLGYELKQSVGYADHQAFDRAELLARFGERPLLMTEKDAVKCRDFAPDHWWYLPVSAALPTSLLDALLASLATTRGDVAAPRANVNK, from the coding sequence ATGCTGGAGCGGCTCTGGTACGAGAAGAGTGGCTGGCGCTGGGCGCTGGCCCCCTTCGCGCTCTTGTTCGCCCTCATCAGCGGCGTGCGCCGCTCTGCCTATCGACGCGACTGGCTCAAAGCCTATCGCGCCAGTCTGCCGGTCATCGTCGTCGGCAACATCTCGGTCGGTGGCAACGGCAAGACCCCGGTCGTGGTCTGGCTGGTGGAGCAGTTGCAGGCTCGCGGCTTCAAACCCGGGGTGGTGAGCCGTGGCTACGGCGGCAAGGCGCCCCATTATCCGTATCGACTGGATGAGAACAGCACCACGGCCGAGGCGGGGGATGAGCCCGTACTGATCGCCCGGCGCTGTGGCTGCCCGGTGGTGGTGGCCCCCAAGCGCGCCGATGCGGTGCAGCGATTGGAGCCTGAGGTGGACATCATCATCACCGACGACGGCCTGCAGCACTATGCCCTGGCCCGGGATCTGGAACTGGTGGTGGTGGACGGCATGCGCCGCTTCGGCAATGGCTGCCTGCTGCCCATGGGGCCCCTGCGCGAGCCCATGACCCGCTTGCAGCGGGTGGATGCCATCATCTGCAATGGCGGCACCCCGGCGAGGGGGGAATACCCCATGCAACTGGTGGCGGATACGCCGCGCCGGGTGCGAGACGACATGCCGGCCACCGAGCCTTTGCCGCGCGAAATCGATGCCCTGGCGGGAATCGGTCATCCTCCCCGTTTCTTCGCGACCCTCACCAGCCTTGGCTATGAACTCAAGCAGAGCGTCGGCTACGCGGATCACCAGGCGTTCGACCGCGCCGAGCTGCTGGCCCGCTTCGGCGAGCGTCCCTTGCTGATGACGGAGAAGGACGCGGTCAAGTGCCGGGACTTCGCGCCGGACCACTGGTGGTATCTGCCGGTCAGCGCGGCGCTGCCGACCTCCTTGCTCGATGCCCTGCTGGCCTCCTTGGCCACGACCCGTGGGGATGTGGCAGCACCTCGTGCTAATGTGAATAAATAA
- a CDS encoding helicase HerA-like domain-containing protein, whose product MAEPLTLAYANGQPITLLPALANRHGLITGATGTGKTVTLQVMAEGFSRIGVPVFLADVKGDLAGLGAPGAPSTKFDARLAQLGIPAPEFAASPAIFWDLFAEQGHPVRATVSDMGPLLLARLLGLNDTQSGVLELVFKVADDEGLLLLDLKDLRAMVQFVGENAKFLTTRYGNVSTASVGAILRNLLTLESAGGDHFFGEPMLDIQDLLQTDGAGRGHINVLAAARLTQSSRLYACFLLWLLSELFEQLPEVGDPERPTLVFFFDEAHLLFNDAPKALLEKIELVVRLIRSKGVGVYFVTQSPADIPDSVLGQLGNRVQHALRAFTPSDQKAVRIAANTLRANPAFDAAGVITELGVGEALVSLLDEKGRPSVVERAFIAPPASRIGPLTGAERQTLVQSSLLHGRYEQIEDRESAFERLKGNENEEKAAGDEKSSPSPTPKSQPEQGGLLDALSGMLFGRTGPRGGQHDGVVQTAAKSVARTLGNEVGRQLIRGVLGSLLGGKGRR is encoded by the coding sequence ATGGCCGAACCACTGACCCTCGCCTACGCCAATGGCCAGCCCATCACCCTGCTGCCCGCACTGGCCAACCGTCACGGCCTCATCACCGGCGCTACCGGGACCGGCAAGACCGTCACCCTGCAGGTGATGGCGGAAGGCTTCTCCCGCATCGGGGTACCGGTGTTCCTGGCGGACGTCAAAGGGGATCTCGCCGGACTGGGTGCCCCAGGAGCCCCCTCCACCAAGTTCGATGCCCGCCTGGCGCAGCTCGGCATCCCCGCACCCGAATTTGCCGCCAGCCCGGCCATCTTCTGGGATCTCTTTGCCGAGCAGGGCCACCCGGTGCGGGCCACCGTCTCCGACATGGGTCCCCTGCTGCTGGCCCGGCTGCTCGGGCTGAACGACACCCAGAGCGGGGTGCTGGAGCTGGTGTTCAAGGTGGCGGACGACGAGGGGCTGCTGCTGCTCGACCTGAAAGACTTGCGGGCCATGGTGCAGTTTGTCGGGGAGAACGCCAAGTTCCTCACCACCCGTTATGGCAATGTCTCCACCGCCTCGGTCGGGGCCATCCTGCGCAACCTGCTCACCCTGGAGAGCGCCGGGGGGGATCACTTCTTCGGCGAGCCCATGCTGGATATCCAGGATCTGCTGCAGACCGACGGCGCCGGCAGGGGCCACATCAATGTGCTGGCCGCCGCCAGACTGACCCAGTCCAGCCGGCTCTATGCCTGCTTCCTGCTCTGGCTGCTCTCCGAGCTGTTCGAACAGTTGCCCGAGGTGGGGGATCCCGAACGCCCTACACTGGTGTTCTTCTTCGACGAGGCGCATCTCCTGTTCAATGACGCGCCCAAGGCATTGCTCGAAAAGATAGAGCTGGTGGTGCGTCTCATCCGCTCCAAAGGGGTCGGCGTCTATTTCGTCACCCAGAGCCCGGCCGACATCCCTGACTCGGTGCTGGGGCAGCTCGGCAACCGGGTTCAGCATGCCCTGCGCGCCTTCACCCCGAGCGATCAGAAGGCGGTGCGCATTGCCGCCAACACCCTGCGAGCCAACCCCGCCTTCGACGCCGCTGGGGTCATCACCGAGCTAGGCGTCGGTGAGGCGCTCGTCTCCCTGCTCGATGAGAAGGGGCGCCCCAGCGTGGTGGAGCGCGCCTTCATCGCTCCCCCCGCCAGCCGCATCGGGCCACTGACGGGGGCCGAGCGTCAGACTCTTGTCCAGAGCTCATTGCTGCACGGCCGCTATGAGCAGATCGAGGACAGGGAGTCCGCCTTCGAGCGGCTCAAGGGCAATGAGAATGAGGAAAAAGCGGCCGGGGATGAGAAATCAAGCCCTTCCCCGACCCCGAAGAGCCAGCCTGAGCAGGGGGGGCTGCTCGATGCCCTGAGCGGCATGCTGTTTGGCCGTACCGGCCCCCGTGGCGGCCAGCACGACGGGGTGGTGCAAACCGCCGCCAAGAGCGTGGCCCGCACCCTCGGCAACGAGGTGGGACGTCAGCTGATCCGCGGCGTGCTGGGATCCCTGCTGGGGGGCAAGGGGCGGCGCTAG
- a CDS encoding amino acid aminotransferase: protein MFEKVVAAPADPILGLTEAFRADTRNRKINLGVGIYKDESGATPILHCVKKAEQKLLGDEKTKNYLGIEGNPEYARIVQQLLFGQDSALIASGRAKTAQAPGGTGALRIAAEFVVRNGLAKTIWISDPTWANHVSVFQAAGLSVKWYKYYDAATKGLDFATMQASLAEAQAGDLVLLHGCCHNPTGIDPTTEQWQALAKQSAAAGWLPLFDFAYQGFARGIEEDAQGLRIFAACHDELLVASSFSKNFGLYNERVGAFTLVSASKAVADVAFTQVKTVIRANYSNPPSHGAAVVTAIVSDPALYAEWVEEVTAMRVRIREMRELLVEKLAERGVAQDFGFIREQNGMFSFSGLSKDQVERLKSEFAIYIVGSGRISVAGITRANIDPLCDAIAKVL, encoded by the coding sequence ATGTTTGAAAAGGTTGTTGCCGCCCCAGCGGATCCTATTCTGGGCCTGACCGAAGCCTTCCGTGCCGATACTCGTAACCGCAAGATCAATCTGGGGGTCGGTATCTACAAGGATGAGTCCGGTGCCACCCCCATACTGCACTGCGTCAAGAAGGCCGAACAGAAGCTGCTCGGTGACGAGAAGACCAAGAATTATCTCGGTATCGAGGGCAACCCCGAGTACGCCCGCATCGTGCAACAACTGCTGTTCGGGCAGGACTCCGCCCTGATCGCCAGCGGCCGCGCCAAGACGGCGCAGGCACCGGGCGGTACAGGGGCGCTGCGTATCGCCGCCGAGTTCGTGGTGCGCAACGGGCTCGCCAAGACCATCTGGATCTCCGATCCCACCTGGGCCAACCATGTCAGCGTGTTCCAGGCCGCCGGTCTCTCCGTGAAATGGTACAAGTACTACGATGCCGCCACCAAGGGCCTCGACTTCGCCACCATGCAGGCCTCGCTGGCCGAAGCGCAGGCCGGCGATCTGGTACTGCTGCACGGCTGCTGCCACAACCCGACCGGTATCGATCCGACCACCGAACAGTGGCAGGCCCTGGCCAAGCAGAGCGCCGCCGCCGGCTGGTTGCCGCTGTTTGACTTCGCCTATCAAGGGTTTGCCCGTGGCATCGAAGAGGATGCACAAGGGCTGCGGATCTTCGCCGCGTGCCACGACGAGCTGCTGGTGGCGAGCTCCTTCTCCAAGAACTTCGGCCTCTACAACGAGCGGGTCGGCGCCTTCACCCTGGTGAGTGCGAGCAAGGCCGTGGCCGATGTGGCCTTCACCCAGGTGAAGACCGTCATCCGTGCCAACTACTCCAATCCGCCGTCACATGGCGCCGCCGTGGTGACGGCCATCGTCAGCGATCCGGCCCTCTATGCCGAGTGGGTGGAAGAGGTGACCGCCATGCGCGTGCGGATCCGCGAGATGCGCGAGCTGCTGGTGGAGAAGCTCGCCGAGCGTGGTGTCGCCCAGGACTTTGGCTTCATCCGCGAGCAGAACGGCATGTTCTCCTTCTCCGGTCTCTCGAAAGATCAGGTGGAGCGCCTCAAGAGCGAGTTTGCCATCTATATCGTCGGCTCCGGCCGGATCAGCGTGGCCGGGATCACCCGTGCCAACATCGATCCCCTGTGCGATGCCATCGCCAAGGTGCTGTAA
- a CDS encoding porin gives MKKTILAIAIPALFASAANAAVVYDKDGTSFDIYGRVQANVYADHDDADTELVGSSRLGWSGKVALNNTWSGIAKTEWQVSAENSDNKFNSRHIYVGLDGTQYGKIIFGQTDTAFYDVLEPTDIFNEWGDVGNFYDGRQEGQIIYSNSFGGFSGKLSYQTNDDVAVKVTDIGQGITEDAVYGPNVKRKYGYAAAAGYDFDFGLGFDAGYAYSDLESTTTSASGDKKEWALGAHYAINGFYFAGVYTQGDLSYDNTAFGSDKDKGRGYELAASYNVDAWTFLAGYNFKEGKVASNSANASYEDIVDETLLGVQYNFTSKFKAYTEYKIQGIDNVDDEFTVALQYNF, from the coding sequence ATGAAAAAGACAATTCTGGCTATCGCAATCCCGGCTCTGTTCGCTTCTGCCGCTAACGCCGCAGTCGTTTATGACAAAGACGGTACCTCTTTTGATATCTACGGCCGTGTTCAGGCTAACGTATACGCTGACCATGACGACGCTGATACCGAGCTGGTTGGTTCTTCCCGTCTGGGCTGGTCCGGTAAAGTTGCGCTGAACAACACTTGGTCCGGTATCGCCAAGACCGAGTGGCAAGTTTCTGCTGAAAACTCTGACAACAAGTTCAACTCCCGTCACATCTATGTCGGCCTGGACGGTACCCAGTACGGTAAGATCATCTTCGGTCAAACCGACACCGCGTTCTACGACGTGCTGGAGCCGACCGATATCTTCAACGAATGGGGTGACGTAGGTAACTTCTACGACGGCCGTCAAGAAGGTCAGATCATCTACTCCAACAGCTTTGGCGGTTTCAGCGGCAAGCTGTCCTACCAGACCAACGATGACGTAGCCGTCAAGGTTACCGACATCGGCCAAGGCATCACTGAAGACGCCGTATACGGTCCGAACGTAAAACGTAAGTACGGCTATGCTGCCGCTGCTGGTTATGACTTCGACTTCGGTCTGGGCTTCGACGCCGGTTACGCTTACTCCGACCTGGAAAGCACCACCACTTCCGCTTCTGGCGACAAGAAAGAGTGGGCCCTGGGCGCACACTACGCCATCAACGGCTTCTACTTCGCCGGTGTCTACACCCAGGGTGACCTGAGCTACGACAACACTGCCTTCGGTAGCGACAAGGACAAGGGCCGTGGCTACGAGCTGGCTGCTTCCTACAACGTTGACGCCTGGACCTTCCTGGCCGGCTACAACTTCAAGGAAGGCAAGGTTGCCTCCAACTCCGCCAATGCTTCTTACGAAGATATTGTTGATGAGACCCTGCTGGGCGTGCAGTACAACTTCACCTCCAAGTTCAAGGCTTACACCGAGTACAAGATCCAGGGTATCGACAACGTGGATGACGAGTTCACCGTTGCCCTGCAATACAACTTCTAA
- the msbA gene encoding lipid A ABC transporter ATP-binding protein/permease MsbA, producing MQQETSQESWPVFKRLLGYVRDRKLGLVGGIIGMLGYAAVDTTFVYSIKPLIDQGLNGNDSSVLKWMPFFVLGIVALRGCAAFLSNYCMAWVGNHVVMRLQQQVFSHLMAMPMSFFDRQNTGNLLSKVTYDAGQVSSAASSTLVSLVREGATVIGLLGLMFYHSWQLSVIFLVVGPVVGVLIGLISRRFRKISRQIQQAVGDITTSTEQMLKGHKEVLMFGGQEVEDKRFFSVSNRMRQQTMKMVAADAIGSPIVQMVASVALAVFLYVATIDSVKATLTAGTFTVMVTSMMMLLKPLKSLTDVNNQFQRGITACQSLFGLLDSTPEEDTGTRTLERARGEIEFRNVTFTYPTKETPALHNVSFKVEAGKSVALVGRSGSGKSTIASLLTRFYDIEQGEILLDGVNIREYKLSELRKQYALVSQHVHLFNDSVANNIAYAAEDRYSREQIQHAASIAHADEFVRKMPEGYDTVIGENGASLSGGQRQRIAIARALLRDAPVLLLDEATSALDTESERHIQAAIDELCKARTSLVIAHRLSTIEKADEILVIDEGHIVERGNHSELMSQQGTYAQLRAIQFGASQPAASQQA from the coding sequence ATGCAACAAGAAACCTCACAAGAGAGCTGGCCCGTCTTCAAGCGCCTGCTCGGTTATGTCCGGGATCGCAAACTGGGACTGGTTGGCGGCATCATCGGCATGCTGGGCTATGCAGCCGTGGATACCACCTTCGTCTATTCCATCAAGCCGCTCATCGATCAGGGGCTCAACGGCAACGACAGTAGCGTGCTCAAGTGGATGCCCTTCTTCGTGCTGGGTATCGTCGCCTTGCGTGGCTGCGCCGCCTTCCTCTCCAACTACTGCATGGCCTGGGTCGGCAACCATGTGGTGATGCGGCTGCAACAGCAGGTGTTCAGCCACCTGATGGCCATGCCCATGAGTTTCTTCGACCGCCAGAATACCGGTAACCTGCTCTCCAAGGTGACCTATGACGCCGGCCAGGTCTCCTCCGCCGCGAGTTCGACCCTGGTCTCCCTGGTGCGGGAAGGGGCCACCGTTATCGGCCTGCTGGGCCTGATGTTCTACCACTCCTGGCAACTGTCGGTGATCTTCCTGGTGGTGGGCCCGGTAGTGGGCGTCCTCATTGGTCTCATCAGCCGTCGTTTTCGCAAGATCAGCCGCCAGATCCAGCAGGCGGTGGGAGATATCACCACCTCCACCGAGCAGATGCTCAAGGGTCACAAGGAGGTGCTGATGTTCGGTGGCCAGGAGGTGGAGGACAAGCGCTTCTTCTCCGTCAGCAACCGCATGCGCCAGCAGACCATGAAGATGGTGGCGGCGGATGCCATCGGCAGCCCCATCGTGCAGATGGTGGCCTCGGTGGCCCTGGCGGTCTTCCTCTATGTGGCGACCATCGACAGCGTTAAGGCGACCCTGACCGCGGGGACCTTCACCGTCATGGTCACCTCCATGATGATGCTGCTCAAGCCGCTGAAAAGCCTGACCGACGTGAACAACCAGTTCCAGCGCGGCATCACCGCCTGTCAGAGCCTGTTCGGCCTGCTCGACTCCACCCCGGAAGAGGACACCGGCACCCGCACCCTGGAGCGGGCCCGTGGTGAAATCGAGTTTCGCAATGTCACCTTCACCTACCCGACCAAGGAGACTCCGGCGCTGCACAATGTCAGCTTCAAGGTCGAGGCGGGCAAATCAGTGGCCCTGGTGGGGCGCTCCGGCTCCGGCAAGAGCACCATCGCGAGCCTGCTGACCCGTTTCTACGACATCGAGCAGGGGGAGATCCTGCTGGACGGGGTCAATATCCGCGAATACAAGTTGAGCGAGCTGCGCAAGCAGTACGCCCTGGTCTCCCAGCACGTGCATCTGTTCAACGACTCCGTGGCCAACAACATCGCCTACGCGGCGGAAGATCGCTACAGCCGGGAACAGATCCAGCACGCGGCCAGCATCGCCCACGCAGACGAGTTCGTGCGCAAGATGCCGGAAGGCTACGACACCGTCATCGGTGAGAACGGCGCCTCCCTGTCTGGCGGTCAGCGCCAGCGCATCGCCATCGCCCGCGCCCTGCTGCGCGACGCCCCCGTGCTGCTGCTGGATGAGGCCACCTCGGCCCTGGACACAGAGTCCGAGCGTCACATCCAGGCGGCCATCGACGAGCTGTGCAAGGCGCGCACCTCCCTGGTCATCGCCCACCGCCTCTCCACCATCGAGAAGGCGGACGAGATCCTGGTGATCGACGAGGGTCACATCGTCGAGCGCGGCAACCACAGCGAACTGATGAGCCAGCAGGGCACCTATGCCCAGCTGCGCGCCATCCAGTTCGGTGCCAGCCAACCCGCCGCGAGCCAGCAGGCCTGA
- a CDS encoding DUF2062 domain-containing protein has translation MPKRLIKRWLPDQEKLKEHKHLRLFGKLLLDANLWHLNRRSAAGAFAVGLFMAWIPLPCQMLLAAGGAIACRVNLPLSVALVWLSNPFTMPPLFYGAYLVGCQLLGQPHQHIEIEFTWAWLVSVFETLAPPLLLGSLVLALLSSLLGYALIRTFWRINTVRQWQKRKVARAC, from the coding sequence ATGCCCAAACGACTCATCAAACGCTGGCTGCCCGATCAGGAGAAGCTCAAGGAGCACAAGCATTTACGCCTGTTTGGCAAGCTGTTGCTCGATGCCAACCTCTGGCACCTCAACCGGCGCTCCGCCGCCGGTGCCTTCGCGGTGGGCCTCTTCATGGCCTGGATCCCGCTCCCCTGCCAGATGCTGCTGGCCGCCGGCGGCGCCATCGCCTGCCGGGTCAACCTGCCCCTCTCCGTCGCCCTGGTCTGGCTCTCCAACCCCTTCACCATGCCGCCGCTGTTCTACGGTGCCTATCTGGTGGGATGCCAGCTGCTGGGCCAGCCCCATCAACATATCGAGATAGAGTTCACCTGGGCCTGGCTGGTCTCGGTATTCGAAACCCTGGCTCCGCCCCTGTTGCTGGGCTCCCTGGTGCTCGCCCTGCTGAGCTCCCTGCTCGGCTACGCCCTGATCCGCACCTTCTGGCGCATCAACACGGTGCGTCAATGGCAGAAACGCAAGGTGGCACGGGCATGCTGA
- a CDS encoding DNA internalization-related competence protein ComEC/Rec2, translating into MDLRLLSFALGASSSLLWPWLPSMAWGAVLLMFALWLAHGRHWPWLFLLLGMLWMQVSLQYRLAWLGSLEEQTAHMITAEVQSTESSGGKEGDKFARLLLRLDTLDEKTIRPSPLIRVNAYQGLPPLSASSRITLVSTLKPAHGLANEAGMDGRRLLLGKGITATGNLRRVVALAAVAPGWRERWLAEARLAWAGLSQAPLLAALTFGEQGGISDAQWDLFRGSGLTHIIAISGQHIALVAVLGWWLGRLFGLRAAIVVSLLFAAVYSALAGFAVATERALIMVAVWSLLRWRRRDWPSHRIWLWAFVVLTLWDPFALYSAGFWLSFLAVALLLLASHLMARPGLMRLQVLLLVGLLPLQLLLFEGMAPLTLLFNLLALPLFCIGIIPLALIGVLVAPISTTLAHGLFWLSACGLEWVLWGVNLLASHLQLWWPVPGWLMPTSLLLILVWAGWRLPGGRYLALPVGTALLLAAWPAPSPWQLRVLDVGQGLAVLISRGERGILYDTGDRYPGGYNMADAAILPVLNRLGIRVLDALIISHKDKDHAGNRLAVLQALPVRREISSFAFSPGTQLCQRGQRWRWQGLEFAVLWPVRPGAGHNNDGCVVQISDGPRRMLLSADIEKEAERRLLVLENAEGHVGRLASTLLISPHHGSRTSSTPGFVAVVSPAFVIHSAGFMNQWQFPKPEVVARYAGAHQWVTGQDGAILVEAEGAGLKIRAEREEGPWYRRNGDWWRPRLWGW; encoded by the coding sequence ATGGATCTGCGTCTATTGTCGTTTGCCCTAGGGGCAAGCTCCTCACTGCTCTGGCCCTGGCTCCCCTCGATGGCATGGGGGGCCGTGCTGCTGATGTTCGCTCTCTGGCTGGCCCATGGCCGTCATTGGCCCTGGCTGTTCCTGCTGCTCGGCATGCTCTGGATGCAGGTCAGTCTGCAATATCGGCTGGCCTGGCTTGGGAGTCTGGAGGAGCAGACTGCCCACATGATAACCGCAGAGGTGCAAAGTACGGAGTCCTCTGGAGGGAAAGAGGGGGATAAATTTGCTCGTCTGCTGCTGCGCCTCGACACCCTGGATGAGAAAACCATCCGTCCTTCGCCCCTGATCCGCGTCAACGCCTACCAGGGGTTGCCCCCTCTGTCCGCCAGTAGTCGGATCACCCTGGTGAGCACGCTCAAGCCGGCCCACGGGCTCGCCAACGAGGCGGGCATGGACGGGCGAAGACTGCTGCTGGGCAAGGGGATCACCGCCACCGGCAACCTGCGCCGGGTGGTGGCGCTGGCGGCTGTCGCCCCCGGCTGGCGTGAACGCTGGCTGGCCGAGGCCCGTCTCGCCTGGGCTGGACTGTCTCAGGCACCGTTGCTGGCGGCGCTGACCTTTGGCGAGCAGGGCGGGATCTCGGATGCCCAGTGGGATCTGTTTCGTGGCAGCGGCCTGACTCATATCATCGCCATCTCGGGCCAGCATATCGCCCTGGTGGCGGTGCTCGGGTGGTGGCTCGGGCGCCTGTTCGGCTTGCGCGCCGCCATAGTTGTGTCGCTGCTGTTTGCCGCTGTCTACAGCGCCCTGGCAGGATTTGCGGTGGCCACCGAGCGGGCCCTCATCATGGTGGCGGTCTGGAGCCTGCTGCGTTGGCGACGGCGTGACTGGCCGAGTCATCGCATCTGGTTGTGGGCCTTCGTCGTACTCACGCTCTGGGATCCCTTCGCCCTCTACTCGGCGGGTTTCTGGCTCTCCTTCCTCGCGGTGGCGCTCCTGCTGCTGGCGAGCCATCTCATGGCCAGACCCGGCCTGATGCGTCTGCAAGTTCTGCTGCTAGTCGGTCTGCTGCCCTTGCAACTGTTGTTGTTCGAGGGGATGGCCCCCCTGACGCTGCTGTTCAATCTGCTGGCTCTGCCGCTGTTTTGCATCGGCATCATCCCGCTGGCACTCATCGGCGTGCTGGTGGCGCCCATTTCCACCACGCTCGCCCACGGTCTGTTCTGGCTCTCGGCATGCGGACTGGAGTGGGTGCTCTGGGGCGTGAACCTGCTGGCGAGCCATCTTCAGCTCTGGTGGCCGGTGCCGGGCTGGCTGATGCCGACGAGTCTGCTGCTCATCCTTGTGTGGGCGGGCTGGCGTCTACCGGGGGGGCGCTACCTGGCGCTGCCGGTGGGCACGGCCCTGCTGCTGGCTGCATGGCCTGCGCCCAGCCCCTGGCAACTGCGGGTGCTGGACGTGGGACAGGGGCTGGCCGTGCTCATCAGTCGGGGGGAGAGGGGCATCCTCTACGATACCGGCGATCGCTACCCCGGCGGCTACAACATGGCCGATGCCGCCATCCTGCCCGTGCTGAACCGACTCGGCATCCGGGTACTGGATGCCCTCATCATCAGCCACAAGGACAAGGATCACGCGGGCAATCGTCTCGCCGTGCTGCAGGCGTTGCCGGTGCGCCGGGAGATCTCCTCCTTTGCATTCAGCCCAGGCACCCAGCTGTGCCAGCGTGGTCAGCGGTGGCGCTGGCAGGGGCTCGAGTTTGCGGTGCTGTGGCCTGTGCGGCCGGGAGCGGGACACAACAACGATGGCTGTGTGGTGCAGATAAGCGACGGCCCTCGCCGCATGTTGCTCAGTGCCGATATCGAGAAGGAAGCGGAGCGTCGCCTGCTGGTATTGGAAAACGCTGAGGGGCATGTAGGGAGGCTTGCCAGCACCCTGCTGATCAGCCCGCACCACGGCAGCCGCACCTCCTCGACACCGGGCTTCGTGGCGGTGGTCAGTCCGGCCTTTGTCATTCATAGCGCGGGTTTCATGAATCAGTGGCAATTTCCCAAGCCCGAAGTGGTGGCCAGATACGCGGGGGCGCATCAATGGGTGACGGGGCAGGATGGTGCCATCCTGGTCGAAGCCGAGGGGGCGGGACTCAAGATCCGGGCCGAGCGGGAAGAGGGGCCATGGTATCGGCGAAACGGCGACTGGTGGCGGCCCAGACTCTGGGGTTGGTAG